In one Rutidosis leptorrhynchoides isolate AG116_Rl617_1_P2 chromosome 8, CSIRO_AGI_Rlap_v1, whole genome shotgun sequence genomic region, the following are encoded:
- the LOC139863106 gene encoding glucan endo-1,3-beta-glucosidase 14-like has product MELCLKTTFIVQCVLGILLSLSGFHFVESLGINYGQVGNNLPPPDKVLELLKSLRVTKTRIYDTNPDILKAFSNSGVELIVTVENEMLATLIDPQQALQWVNSRIKPYVPSTKITGIAVGNEVFTGDDMSLVDNLVPAMISIQKALTQLGLQQYIQVSTPSSLAVLSNSYPPSEGTFTDELVPIMTQLLQFLSTTKSPFWINAYPYFAYKDSPSKISIDYALFNPNQGMVDPNTNMHYDNMLYAQVDAVIFAMARLGFGGIEVRVSETGWPSKGDANEIGATPQNAATYNRNLLKRQLSGEGTPLRPKMRLEIYLFALFNEDMKPGPTSERNYGLFQPDGTMAYNVGLSTLVTSTTPSISASPSWISLTSKANKAKRTDLYHRIVCWISICSVAMTIGTLSF; this is encoded by the exons ATGGAACTTTGTCTTAAAACTACTTTCATTGTGCAATGTGTTCTTGGAATCCTATTATCTTTATCag GCTTTCATTTTGTTGAATCACTTGGTATAAACTACGGTCAAGTTGGCAACAATTTACCACCACCAGACAAAGTTCTCGAGCTTTTAAAATCGCTACGAGTTACAAAAACACGAATCTACGATACAAATCCTGATATTTTGAAAGCATTTTCTAATTCCGGGGTTGAATTAATCGTAACGGTTGAGAACGAAATGTTAGCAACACTAATAGATCCACAACAAGCGTTACAATGGGTGAATTCACGTATAAAACCGTACGTTCCATCTACAAAAATAACCGGAATTGCAGTTGGAAATGAAGTGTTCACAGGAGACGATATGTCATTAGTGGACAATTTGGTTCCAGCCATGATTAGCATTCAAAAAGCTTTAACACAATTAGGGTTACAACAATACATTCAAGTATCGACACCTTCTTCATTAGCGGTTCTTTCGAATTCGTATCCACCATCAGAAGGAACATTTACGGATGAACTCGTACCGATAATGACACAACTTTTACAGTTTTTGTCAACAACAAAATCACCATTTTGGATCAATGCATACCCTTATTTTGCTTATAAAGATAGTCCTAGTAAAATATCAATAGATTACGCGCTATTTAACCCGAATCAAGGCATGGTTGATCCTAATACAAATATGCATTATGACAACATGTTATATGCTCAAGTTGACGCGGTTATATTCGCGATGGCTCGGTTAGGGTTTGGTGGGATTGAGGTTCGGGTTTCGGAAACGGGTTGGCCATCAAAAGGTGACGCGAATGAAATTGGTGCAACACCTCAAAATGCGGCTACTTATAATAGGAATTTGTTGAAAAGGCAGTTAAGTGGTGAAGGGACACCATTGAGGCCTAAAATGAGATTAGAGATTTACTTGTTTGCTTTGTTTAATGAAGATATGAAGCCCGGCCCGACATCTGAGCGAAACTACGGGTTGTTTCAGCCCGATGGAACGATGGCTTACAATGTCGGGCTATCGACTTTAGTCACGAGTACGACACCGTCGATATCGGCATCTCCTTCTTGGATCTCACTTACTTCCAAGGCTAACAAG GCAAAAAGAACGGATCTTTATCATCGCATAGTGTGTTGGATTTCAATCTGCTCAGTGGCAATGACGATTGGGACGCtgtcgttttaa